One genomic window of candidate division KSB1 bacterium includes the following:
- a CDS encoding porin: protein MKILKRTLILCFLLLAIASAGAQSQEKPLRIFGYFQDSFQQWTAFQERPKQNSFSLQQLNLLFQKDLGANWTAFVNFEFLNNFSSSRQWGSFNLEEAWVKYRADMRFNLKLGLLVPRFNNLHEIKNRTPLLPYIIRPLAYETSFSEFIPIEVLTPVRAFAQAYGFFPAGEAKFDYAVYVGNSPNISNDPSRGQTGVDTTATFLLGGRLGWRYGDLKLGLSATYDKDNSAEVLADSLNIRRTELSAIPKIRFGGDLSYNFANFSFESEFIKVSLEQDNPKLERNLDFYYATLGYNFTEALFIYGSYWLLDSHAAVPALPNERKKEDEDVKVTTFGASYNMMDRVRLKAQFARVKLDHEEQRLLDGVVTRIEDNFSVFALAVSVLF from the coding sequence ATGAAAATTCTTAAAAGAACTCTAATTCTTTGCTTTTTACTTCTTGCCATCGCCAGCGCTGGTGCTCAGTCTCAAGAAAAACCCTTGCGGATATTTGGCTACTTTCAGGATTCATTCCAGCAGTGGACAGCCTTCCAGGAGCGACCGAAACAGAATTCCTTCAGCTTACAACAACTCAATCTTCTTTTTCAAAAAGACCTTGGCGCCAATTGGACTGCGTTTGTCAATTTTGAATTCCTGAACAACTTTTCGTCCAGCCGACAATGGGGCTCGTTTAATCTCGAAGAAGCCTGGGTAAAATACAGAGCCGACATGAGGTTCAACTTGAAGCTCGGCTTACTCGTGCCTAGATTCAACAATCTCCATGAGATTAAGAATCGCACACCATTGCTGCCCTATATTATCAGGCCGTTAGCCTATGAAACATCATTTAGCGAATTCATTCCAATCGAAGTGTTGACTCCTGTCCGGGCGTTTGCCCAGGCTTACGGGTTTTTCCCGGCTGGCGAAGCGAAATTTGACTATGCGGTTTATGTTGGCAACAGTCCAAACATAAGCAATGATCCCAGCCGCGGCCAAACCGGTGTCGACACCACCGCCACATTTCTCTTAGGCGGCCGGTTGGGTTGGCGCTATGGCGACCTAAAATTGGGTCTTTCGGCGACCTATGATAAGGACAATTCAGCAGAGGTTCTGGCGGATTCACTTAACATACGGCGTACCGAACTAAGCGCAATCCCTAAGATACGTTTCGGGGGAGATCTGTCTTATAACTTTGCCAATTTTTCTTTTGAAAGTGAATTTATTAAAGTGAGTCTTGAACAAGACAATCCAAAGTTGGAACGAAATCTCGATTTCTATTATGCCACTTTAGGCTATAATTTTACAGAAGCGCTCTTTATTTATGGCAGTTACTGGTTGTTAGATTCCCATGCGGCAGTACCCGCACTTCCAAATGAGAGAAAAAAAGAAGATGAAGATGTCAAAGTTACAACCTTTGGCGCTTCTTACAACATGATGGACCGAGTCAGGCTTAAAGCTCAGTTTGCCCGGGTCAAACTTGACCATGAGGAACAAAGACTGTTAGATGGTGTGGTCACAAGAATAGAAGACAATTTCAGCGTTTTTGCGCTTGCTGTTTCCGTATTATTTTAA
- a CDS encoding HAMP domain-containing protein, with amino-acid sequence MAEIKAEIDEVTASWLPRAIAISDINFNTANLRIIQLQHAFVTDAARKEKLAITMISLLDEINENRDTYEMLKASSEERHLYSENERALYSEFDQKWDQYQDLSLTILKLISNNENEAAIALLNGEAQEVFNDLSADLIELVSVNKQDSFDAAKRADMTYQSAHKIMISLYIFTILLSVFIAAGLARSIIRPVQQLEQAAGKVAKGDLAVRLDMPSKDEIGNLALSFNQMTTSLGIAKEKMEKQADTLRAQNKQLKNAMRELRETQEQLLMKEKMASLGDLVAGVAHEINNPIGAVNASADVVSRCVDKIELVANKNQQLQKTTKILKESVGVILTAGNRIAAIVKSL; translated from the coding sequence ATGGCTGAAATAAAAGCTGAAATTGACGAAGTGACGGCAAGTTGGCTGCCAAGAGCTATCGCTATCTCAGACATCAATTTCAACACAGCTAACTTACGCATCATTCAATTGCAGCATGCTTTTGTCACCGATGCAGCAAGAAAAGAGAAGCTGGCAATTACAATGATTTCTTTGCTTGATGAGATTAATGAGAATCGTGATACCTATGAAATGCTCAAGGCTTCTTCTGAGGAGCGACACCTCTATTCTGAAAATGAACGCGCGCTTTACTCTGAATTCGATCAGAAATGGGATCAGTATCAAGATTTGAGTTTGACAATTTTGAAACTTATCAGTAATAATGAAAATGAGGCAGCGATTGCTCTACTGAATGGCGAGGCACAAGAGGTGTTCAACGACTTAAGTGCCGACCTGATCGAACTTGTAAGTGTCAACAAACAAGACTCTTTTGATGCTGCTAAACGAGCTGATATGACTTATCAATCTGCCCACAAAATTATGATCAGTCTTTATATCTTCACGATCCTGTTGTCTGTCTTTATCGCAGCCGGGTTGGCTCGGTCCATTATCAGGCCTGTGCAACAACTGGAACAAGCCGCCGGCAAGGTTGCTAAGGGCGACCTCGCTGTACGGTTGGATATGCCAAGCAAGGATGAAATTGGCAATCTTGCACTATCGTTTAACCAAATGACAACGTCCTTGGGTATAGCCAAAGAGAAAATGGAAAAACAGGCCGACACGCTGAGGGCGCAAAACAAACAACTTAAGAATGCCATGCGCGAGCTTAGAGAAACTCAGGAACAGCTTTTGATGAAAGAAAAAATGGCGTCGCTGGGTGATCTGGTTGCGGGAGTCGCCCACGAAATTAACAATCCGATTGGCGCCGTAAATGCTTCCGCCGACGTCGTGAGCCGGTGTGTTGATAAAATTGAATTAGTGGCTAATAAAAATCAGCAGCTTCAGAAAACCACTAAGATTCTTAAAGAAAGTGTTGGCGTTATTTTAACCGCCGGGAATCGCATCGCTGCCATCGTAAAAAGTTTA